The following is a genomic window from Triplophysa dalaica isolate WHDGS20190420 chromosome 22, ASM1584641v1, whole genome shotgun sequence.
AAACTGAAATCTAGTGGATAGTAGTAGCaataacatttactttaaaggggtcatatggcggaaatacgtgtttttctgcgccgatgcatgtattagactcgtaaaattgcaaaaatttaagtgttgaaacaaaagaagcgttctatctaaaagcaaatgcgaAACGCCttaaacgcctcgtgtaaccacacccccacgtaTGTACGTCACtaagtaaggtgggcggtcttgtaaatcttATTGTACCATCCCCAGggcagcctgatgttccgaacatgttaagaggcgttacatttacGTGCAGTAtgcgaccaatcactacgcactagtgacctggccaatcatagcacacctcgcttttcagagcgttgagctttgtaaaatatcagcgcgtttcagagaggtggagcaaagaggagatacaaacatgcacggtatgtcgAAAACAGGGTTTTTTTAACCGAAAAtcgttttttaacattgtattacatctaaagcaaacagtagtgtcaaatgacccctttaatgagTGTTCAGTGCTTGTAGaaatgtgaaagaaagaaattgatTCACAGACTTTGAGAATCGATATTGAATTGACCGTTTAATAAAAACGATTATTCagattttctttccttttttgccCCAGCCCTACTATGTTGTATATTAGtgaaaatgtgttatataaaaGTGTTGCCATCACtgtacaataaggttgtatatGTTGACTTTAgtacatgaactaacatgaccTAACAATGAATATAGTGTTTCTGCATGTAATTATCTTAATGTTAGTTATTCATTTTAGTtcattaactaatattaacaaatacaaattgattttaaaaaggtattagtataaactaaaatattacacactaaGATTAACAAATGTTATATTAGTGGGCTATTGCTCATCTTTATTAGTTTAACTAATGCATTGACTAATGTTAACCAAAGATATttatattaacaagatgcgccactgccgTTACAATGAATGACgaggaatgcaacgctcaaCATGGCCGCTCTGGCAAAGAAAGTCCCTCCTTCCAGTAAAACGACCCAATCGTCGATAAGTAAAGACAGACGATTCCTGGGTCGACTCGTGGCTCTCGTGAGGCGCTTGCCAGCCGGTGCGCAGGCACCGTAGATGTGGCGATCTCGAAAAAGGTGAATTTTAGCGCAACTTAGgcttagcaaaccaaagttatgatACAGTTCATATCATGTTTAAATATTGATTGGAgatatgctgtttaattgtgatttttgtaagtgattttagaaatacatgccttcccccattcaagtagGACTTGTAATGATGTAAATAACTTCCagtggcacgacttccgtaAATGGACTTTGTCTTAAcaaattcaactttattgttattgtaaGTGTTATCGAAACTACAATAACACACAATCCCACATACTACTCTGACAAACCTTAGCAAACAGAATCAAATCATCATTCACAGGGTAAAGTCAATACCTAAAGGCTCTTTAAGGAGGAACTACGCTTTCAATTTCAGAGTCAATTCCAGTCTTTACCATTCAGTTTTTATCATTCAGATGTTTTAAATGGCCATGTAAAGTCTCTTTTAAagtttgtaaagcatttttttaaagatttccatagtcaggtaagagaTTTGTAACATACATAACAGTCCGTAGTATTcttcataaatgggcacataaTATAGTAACTATCTTATGTTCATTGAAGAGTCACCCCTTCTCTATTTGTTGGCCGTTATTGCTTCtttgtacattcaattcacagaaatcctacaaagtacgttgtctctcaaaaacatgtGTTCTTTTTGTTGACTGATATGTTTTTATGTCTGGACATCATAAAcagatatttaatacatttatatttcacgttttgactgaaaatgtcacatccataacgctggaattgcccaggCCCCAAAAAGCGCCATTAATATAATCATAATATATGAATTCTTAACAATGTAATTTTTGTTGGGGGTAATTTTATTATTGCGTAAATGAGAGTATGTTATTGCAATATGGTAATAATAAGATTTAGTGACGCTTTAATGTGCTTAAAACTTGGCTAGACAGTATTTGTCTTAAACATTATTTGTTATTCTGGTTGAAAGTCTCTTCACAACCTGATAGCAAACATTATTAAAGTGgcttaaatattaatatattcatttattattttggtctaTGGATGTCTCAATGCCATAAAGTGTTTGATGAATTACTCTGTTTGCACATACATATTGAGATTACAAACCGCCAACAAAAGACGTTCTAACACTAGCCAAAggttatttacatatatttaaatttttacgtTATGTGCTTTGAACTGTAATGACATGAGGAAGTGTGTCTTTGAAGAGTGCTCCGAAGAGAGGGCAGCATATAGTCCCCTTTTGTGCATTTAACACTGGCTTGCTATTTCTAGCCTTCACAAAAATGCCTACCTcagctttaataaataatataaaaatggtCCCAATTCATAGAAATATCATCAGTAAGTCTATTCTACACAAATATTGCCATTCCTAAAAAAAGCGGTCTGTTTATCACTGTAGTAACTGTTTTATGATATCTGTGTAGGGTCATGGGTGGAGCTGGAGATGAACAGAAACTCTGCATCGCTCACGTCCTCCACCGCCTCGGTCCCGCTCCCTTTAGTGCAGGTTGTAGAGGAAGATGATGGGATGGTGGGGGGGTTAGAACACGTTCCTTCATCATCCTCCATTCACAATGGAGACATGGAGAAGATCCTGCTAGATGCCCAGCACGAGTCCAGTCGCAGTAACTCCTCTTGCGATAGGTAGATACTTCTTACATTTTGTCTACTTTAATggtaaacattacatacaagATGTGTGTACATCATGTACAAGACATCTGAAAGTCAttcaaatttagttttttatttgtagaaGACCATCTAAATTTGTCACACACAACTATTGTAATTATGAGTTTGGGGAAACtgattctttcattttttcaccACAGTTATCTTTGCAATGTTTGTACAGATGTTGTTTACATATAACATGTGCATACTGTATCTGCAAATGTCACATGAGGTATTGAGTATGACCTCATTTATAGGGAGCAGTGCAGGCATTGTAGATAAATGACTTGTTGACTCTATCCTTACACTGATAGGATACAGTCATAATAACACTTTATCTCGAGTCATGTGATTCAGGGTGTTAAGAATTTGTTTCTCTCACatgaacttaatttttttttttttaaatatactcaAGTCGCTTTAAAATAATGCATGAATATCATAGCTTAACATAATATGAAATCAAATGGTGTTTCTTTCAAAGCTTAACtcattttttaactaaatttttacagtgcagttaCCTGTAAACTGGCTTCACACTTTATGTACATACTGTTATTAGTTCAGTTCAAACTAAATCTCATTGATTTCTCCCTCAGCCCTCCTCGACCCCATAGTCCTCAGGACGAGGGGCAGATCATCTTTGACGTGGATATGAGGAGAGATAGTCAGGTACTTCCTCTTGATAACTGTTTGTTGACTGTCCTGAAAGAATTGATGGCACATGTTTTAGCTTATCTTTATAACCTGTCCTGGTTTGTTCACATGTCTCTGTttatggatgtgtgtgtgttgtttgtgtgccCATACAGGAGGAAGTGATGGAGAGAATGAGAGATGATGACATCTTAATGAAGGACTCCGACCGCGTGGCAGATTGGTCAAGTAGACCGGAGAATGTTCCACCTAAGTAAGCCCATGTGAAAACACTAGGATATAAAAACAGTCTCCAAAACACACtgcatattatttataaaagttgAATGTTGTTTAACAATAGTAACCATGTCAGGTTGAACTATACAGTTGTAACCATAGTAACCACTAGGATATTCATTCTGCTTAAGAAACACGTGCTGTGTCCCAGTTCTATGCCTTTATAGTATGTACTGCTTTTGATATGGTAACGTATGTACATTTTAGTGCGTAGCAGAACTGTAGGCACTCAagcactgggacatactaacgTGAAAGGAAGTGACCGTTGTTGCCTAGACGACACAGTGATCCTTAACAGTCAGGAACATCAAATTAAAGCTCTTCTATgctttaagtatttattcattcattattttgtatgtagTGTCCAACGATTAATCGCGTTTAACCGCATCGAGaatataagtttgtgtttacataatatatgtctgtgtaatgtgcatattcattttgtatttttaaaaccatatacacacacatgcatatattaaagaaaaatataaacatttatgtagtagagtaggcggggcgagaccgtggttcgagtccggtgagtaattgtgaattagtgccaactgtgcgcacaccggcctcgaatcacgtaggagatgggagaatataaaaggaacgagcgaccggaccgtcgaagagagaggaccgggcccgaacatacgttatgtttgtatttatattatgttttgttcgccgacGGTCGTCcttgaggggccgccggctgttatattactttattaaatgtttgccggttcccgcctccttccttccattttattgagatttgttacaatttatatataatttaaattgttggtaaatataaatgttaatttttcctaaatatgtatacatgtatgtgtttcttaatacaaattaatatgcacattaCATTGTGATTAGTCGTTCGACAGCCCTACAAAAATCATAAAGCGCACATAAATGTTAAgtgataatatatatttttataatacataatacatatTACAGTATTGGATTACATTATCAATGCATAGAGAAAAAAGTAAGTTTTTATTTCAAGTCCGCTCCATTCAGCATTATAAttttcagctgtgtttgatgcagtgcattgtgggatagtATTGTATCAAGTGTTGATTTGCATAAATATGATATGGTGCTTTTGTGGATGATGTTGATGGGTTGTTTTTGTCTGCAGGGAGTTTCACTTCCGGCACCCGCGGCGTTCAGTGACTCTCAGCATGAGGAAGACTGGAGTGATGAAAAAAGGAGGCATCTTCTCTGCTGAGTTCCTCAAAGTGTTCATCCCCTCGCTGCTTCTCTCTCACATCCTGGTCATGGGACTCGGGTATGTTCAGCTAGCACAATCACAATCCCAGATAtcaatgtttttcatttcaaaaactGTGATGTAAAGATGTAGTTTGGGATCTTTGATTTGTTGAGTATGGGGCGATCTTAAAGAATGTAAGATTCAGCTACTGTAGTCTTCCAGAATTTGACAATTAGTATAACATTTGTCAACAATTGATACTCATAATATTCAAAAACCATACAGTACacaacagacaaaaataaactggtaaaaacactaataaataataatgataactaTCATTTTTTAATCTAAAGATATTAAGTATTGATTCATTTAGAGAAAAAACCTAACAAAAATTGTTTACAGGCCACTACCTTCAATTGGCAATTCCATGCAACCTTACCATtgcaacatttttacaaaagatTTTTACTATAGtgatttggtggttcaaatacccagtgtgaaggcttttttttaatttttagtgcGTGATTTTCCAGTCAGTTAAGTGCCATCTTCAGGATAGTCACACCCATAATCCTACATAATCCTCATGAAtagattaaaataaagtaactcTTTTatgaagaggcatcccttctccatttgttagGTATTATTACTTctggtttgtgtattttaatttacagaaatcctacgaAGTATCTagtctttcaaaaaaaaaatgtgttttgtcacatccataacatatttttatttacctttttgAAAATAGAAACCGTGT
Proteins encoded in this region:
- the bnip3lb gene encoding BCL2 interacting protein 3 like b, with the translated sequence MHATLHRATMSDAAAPAENHGEAGLNGSWVELEMNRNSASLTSSTASVPLPLVQVVEEDDGMVGGLEHVPSSSSIHNGDMEKILLDAQHESSRSNSSCDSPPRPHSPQDEGQIIFDVDMRRDSQEEVMERMRDDDILMKDSDRVADWSSRPENVPPKEFHFRHPRRSVTLSMRKTGVMKKGGIFSAEFLKVFIPSLLLSHILVMGLGVYIGKRLTTPPASSI